In Rhododendron vialii isolate Sample 1 chromosome 9a, ASM3025357v1, the following are encoded in one genomic region:
- the LOC131301851 gene encoding F-box protein SKIP28 — translation MEISETTDGKEHEVQSSVGIGPPHEALFLAVAYFPLIELLATKEVCKSLRDAVSNDILPWLDIIVKKPLNSRITDDILIEITSKAKGRLRTLALISCGKITDDGLQQVVEKNPLLCKLYIPGCNSLTPEGILRAVKVLTKHNNNLISLKICGIYGLNKHHLETLCSLLRTNQKQQKQQTIFYHNHNNFQSFRNEETDRPIDIDICPKCDQPCMVFDCPREVCECRGCCYCVPKCAECGRCVAYEEQVDAACEDTLCLDCWIRLQKCDFCNRPYCNRHADRRCQFPGSSGFVCDACHLKFLQSSSD, via the exons ATGGAGATCTCAGAAACCACAGATGGCAAGGAACATGAAGTGCAAAGTTCTGTGGGAATAGGGCCACCCCATGAAGCTTTGTTCCTCGCAGTAGCTTACTTCCCTCTCATTGAGCTTCTTGCAACTAAAGAAGTGTGCAAGTCACTGAGAGATGCTGTGAGCAATGATATACTACCATGGCTAGATATCATTGTGAAAAAGCCTCTAAACTCACGGATTACTGATGATATCTTGATCGAAATCACATCAAAGGCGAAGGGTCGGCTGAGAACGTTGGCTCTAATCAGCTGTGGGAAGATTACAGATGATGGGCTTCAACAAGTCGTCGAGAAAAATCCCCTTCTTTGCAAG CTCTACATACCTGGATGCAACAGCTTAACCCCAGAAGGCATATTAAGAGCGGTGAAGGTTCTAACCAAGCACAACAATAACCTAATTAGCTTGAAAATATGCGGCATCTATGGCCTAAACAAACACCACCTTGAGACCCTCTGCTCCCTTCTACGAACAAACCAGAAACAGCAGAAGCAACAGACCATCTTCTATCACAACCACAATAATTTCCAATCATTCAGAAATGAAGAAACCGATCGTCCAATCGACATAGACATATGCCCGAAGTGCGATCAACCATGTATGGTATTTGACTGCCCGAGGGAGGTCTGTGAGTGCAGGGGTTGCTGCTATTGTGTTCCGAAGTGTGCTGAGTGTGGGAGATGTGTTGCGTACGAAGAACAAGTAGATGCTGCTTGTGAGGATactttgtgtttggattgttggatTAGGCTTCAGAAATGTGATTTCTGTAACAGGCCTTACTGTAACAGACATGCCGATAGGCGCTGCCAATTTCCAGGGTCTTCAGGATTTGTGTGTGATGCTTGTCATTTGAAGTTTCTTCAAAGTTCAAGTGACTAA
- the LOC131301852 gene encoding uncharacterized protein LOC131301852 translates to MEAAEEELERRSKFLNSLIQKKKAVEQKEHHECLNVRVRASDMPLALQNRAFTCARDNLDSTPGKKLDSKRIALALKKEFDSAYGPAWHCIVGTSFGSYVTHSTGGFLYFSIDKIYILLFKTAVQPLGH, encoded by the exons ATGgaggcggcggaggaggagtTAGAGAGGAGGAGCAAGTTCTTGAACAGCCTGATACAGAAGAAGAAAGCAGTTGAACAGAAAGAACACCACGAGTGCCTCAACGTTCGCGTCAGAGCCTCCGACATGCCCTTGGCTTTGCAAAACAGAGCGTTTACTTGTGCTAGAGACAACCTTGACTCCACGCCTGGGAAGAAACTCGACAGCAAACGCATTGCTCTTGCCCTTAAAAAG GAATTCGACTCAGCATATGGTCCAGCTTGGCACTGCATTGTGGGAACAAGCTTCGGTTCGTATGTTACACATTCAACAGGAGGGTTCTTGTACTTCTCGATTGACAAGATTTACATCCTTCTCTTCAAGACTGCCGTTCAGCCTCTGGGACATTGA
- the LOC131301850 gene encoding glucan endo-1,3-beta-glucosidase 3-like yields MGRLLLLLLLAVSASASEDAFIGVNIGTDLSDMPSPTEVVALLKAQNIKHIRLYDTDKAMLLALAKTGISVTVSVPNDQLLGIGQSNATAANWVTRNILAHVPATNITAIAVGSEVLTTLSNAAPILVSAMKFIQSALVASNLDSQIIVSTPHSSSIILDSFPPSQAFFNRSWDPIMVPLLKFLQSTGSYLMLNVYPYYDYVQSNGVIPLDYALFRPLPPNKEAVDSNTLLHYTNVFDAIVDAAYFAMSYLNFTNIPIVVTESGWPSKGDSSEPDATLDNANTYNSNLIRHVLNNTGTPKHPGIAVSTYIYELYNEDLRPGSVSEQNWGLFHASGVPVYILHLTGSGTVLANDTTNQTYCVARDSADPKMLQAALDWACGPGKVNCSPLLQGQPCYLPDSVIAHATYAFDTYYHQMAMADGTCNFNGVAAITTSDPSHGSCRFPGSAGSNSTFVNGTALAPSSNSTVSGCRSQHFYDAFSRSMVFGVLLLSAVFL; encoded by the exons ATGGGTCGCTTGCTACTTCTTCTCCTATTAGCAGTTTCTGCTTCTGCTTCTGAAG ATGCTTTCATTGGCGTGAACATAGGCACGGACCTATCTGACATGCCAAGCCCAACAGAGGTGGTTGCTCTCCTCAAGGCTCAGAATATAAAGCACATAAGGCTTTATGATACCGACAAAGCCATGCTACTTGCACTTGCCAAAACTGGAATCAGTGTAACCGTTTCTGTTCCCAATGACCAGCTACTAGGCATCGGCCAATCAAATGCCACCGCTGCCAACTGGGTAACTCGTAATATCCTAGCACATGTCCCCGCCACCAACATCACAGCCATTGCTGTCGGATCTGAAGTTCTCACTACTCTCTCAAATGCCGCTCCTATCCTAGTTTCTGCCATGAAATTCATCCAATCCGCCCTCGTCGCTTCCAATCTTGACTCCCAAATCATAGTCTCCACCCCACACTcttcttccattatccttgacTCCTTCCCGCCTTCCCAAGCCTTTTTTAACCGCTCGTGGGACCCAATCATGGTTCCCTTGCTCAAGTTTTTGCAGTCGACAGGGTCCTACCTCATGCTAAATGTGTACCCCTATTACGATTACGTGCAATCGAATGGCGTGATACCCTTGGACTATGCACTTTTTCGCCCTCTCCCTCCAAACAAGGAAGCAGTGGATTCTAATACCCTCCTTCATTATACTAATGTCTTTGACGCAATTGTTGACGCGGCTTATTTCGCAATGTCCTATCTTAACTTCACCAATATTCCCATTGTAGTCACCGAGTCAGGGTGGCCTTCCAAGGGTGACTCATCTGAGCCAGATGCCACTCTTGACAACGCCAACACTTACAATAGCAACCTAATTCGGCATGTGCTAAACAACACTGGGACCCCCAAACATCCCGGGATAGCAGTTAGTACTTACATCTATGAGCTTTACAATGAAGATTTGCGACCTGGGTCTGTTTCGGAGCAGAATTGGGGTCTTTTTCATGCCAGTGGTGTGCCGGTTTATATCCTACACTTGACGGGCTCTGGTACGGTGCTGGCAAATGACACTACGAACCAAACTTATTGTGTGGCGAGGGATTCTGCGGACCCAAAGATGCTGCAAGCGGCGTTAGATTGGGCTTGTGGGCCGGGAAAAGTGAATTGCTCCCCCTTGTTGCAGGGGCAACCGTGTTATCTTCCGGATAGCGTGATTGCGCATGCTACATATGCTTTTGATACATATTATCACCAGATGGCTATGGCTGATGGGACTTGTAACTTCAATGGTGTTGCTGCAATAACTACCAGTGATCCAA GTCATGGTTCCTGTAGATTTCCTGGAAG TGCTGGGAGTAATAGCACCTTTGTAAATGGTACAGCACTCGCTCCATCTTCAAACTCAACTGTATCAGGGTGCCGTTCGCAACATTTCTACGACGCTTTTTCTAGATCAATGGTTTTTGGTGTCTTATTGTTGAGTGcagttttcttgtaa